From Sediminibacterium sp. TEGAF015, a single genomic window includes:
- a CDS encoding S9 family peptidase codes for MRILVIGLLSFAFQQLQAQEVLTPEKLWQIQRVSPVGISKDKNFIVYTVATPDVSNNKMSRKRYKIPLAGGNPIELAPNENIVINDRISPDGKHILFSDEVKMEKIDGKEWYPDLPKSDAQIYTSLNYRHWDTWEDGKYNHVFFAPYQNGHSREGKDIMPNEPYDAPTKPFGGDEDFIWHPDSKRIVYVAKKKKGTAYAVSTNTDLYEYNIETGITQNLTASNKGYDMAPQFNDAGTLAWMQMKRDGFEADKQDLIVLVNGKFPVNLTAHRDDIHVEGFKWSEDGKSLFFWAPVNGTLQLFQVNNTGLTKMLPVIQQLTSGDFDITGIVAQSENSLVVSRTDMNTAAELYTLNLKDKSMKQLTHVNDAFYQAIAKCKTERKWVPTTDGKKMLVWVIYPPNFNPSNKYPTLLYCQGGPQSPLTQFYSFRWNFQLMASQGYIVVAPNRRGMPGHGTKWNEAISKDHGGQAMKDYLSAIDVISKESFVDKNRLGCVGASYGGYSVFMLAGIHNNRFRTFISHDGIFDTRSMYGTTEEMWFVNFDYGGAYWDKNPATEKTYGVQNPINHVANWNTPIMIVQGGMDFRVPIEQGLQAFQAAQLRGIKSKLLYLPGENHWVSSAQNGLVWQREFFKWLKETL; via the coding sequence ATGAGAATATTAGTTATTGGGCTATTATCATTTGCTTTTCAACAGTTGCAAGCCCAAGAGGTACTAACGCCTGAAAAGCTCTGGCAAATTCAGAGAGTTTCTCCTGTTGGAATAAGTAAGGATAAAAACTTTATTGTTTACACAGTTGCAACCCCTGATGTATCTAACAATAAAATGTCCCGTAAACGTTATAAGATTCCATTAGCTGGCGGAAATCCAATTGAATTGGCTCCCAATGAAAATATAGTTATCAATGACCGTATTTCTCCGGATGGCAAACATATTTTATTCAGTGATGAAGTGAAAATGGAAAAAATAGATGGTAAAGAATGGTATCCTGATTTGCCAAAATCGGATGCTCAGATTTATACTTCATTGAATTATCGTCACTGGGATACCTGGGAAGATGGTAAATACAACCATGTGTTTTTTGCTCCTTACCAAAATGGTCATTCCAGAGAAGGCAAAGACATTATGCCCAACGAACCTTATGATGCACCCACCAAACCTTTTGGCGGAGACGAAGACTTCATTTGGCATCCGGATAGTAAGCGCATTGTATATGTTGCAAAGAAAAAAAAGGGAACGGCATATGCTGTCAGTACCAATACAGACTTGTATGAGTATAATATAGAGACAGGTATAACGCAAAACTTAACTGCATCCAATAAGGGGTATGATATGGCACCACAATTTAATGATGCCGGAACACTTGCTTGGATGCAAATGAAAAGAGATGGATTTGAAGCAGACAAGCAGGATTTAATTGTTTTGGTTAATGGCAAATTCCCTGTTAATCTCACCGCACACAGAGATGATATTCATGTTGAAGGATTCAAATGGAGTGAAGACGGAAAGTCGTTGTTTTTCTGGGCGCCCGTTAATGGCACACTTCAACTGTTTCAGGTAAATAATACAGGATTAACAAAAATGCTCCCTGTAATTCAACAATTAACCAGTGGTGATTTTGATATCACTGGAATAGTTGCGCAATCAGAAAATTCTTTGGTGGTTTCTAGAACGGATATGAATACAGCAGCTGAATTATACACGCTGAATTTGAAAGATAAATCAATGAAGCAGTTAACGCATGTAAATGATGCGTTTTACCAAGCCATTGCAAAATGTAAAACAGAAAGAAAGTGGGTGCCAACTACAGATGGTAAAAAAATGCTGGTTTGGGTAATCTATCCTCCCAATTTTAATCCATCTAATAAATACCCTACCCTTTTGTATTGTCAGGGTGGCCCACAAAGTCCCTTGACTCAATTCTATTCATTCCGATGGAATTTTCAATTGATGGCATCTCAGGGATACATTGTTGTTGCTCCCAATAGAAGGGGGATGCCAGGTCATGGAACAAAATGGAATGAAGCAATTAGTAAGGATCATGGCGGACAAGCAATGAAAGATTATTTATCCGCTATTGATGTTATCAGTAAAGAATCATTTGTAGATAAAAACAGATTGGGATGTGTTGGTGCCAGCTATGGTGGTTATTCTGTGTTTATGTTGGCCGGCATACACAACAATCGATTTAGGACATTTATTTCCCATGATGGTATTTTTGATACCAGAAGTATGTACGGAACTACGGAGGAAATGTGGTTTGTAAATTTTGATTATGGCGGCGCTTATTGGGATAAAAATCCTGCTACAGAAAAAACCTATGGTGTTCAGAATCCCATTAATCATGTTGCTAATTGGAATACCCCTATTATGATTGTGCAAGGTGGAATGGATTTCAGGGTACCCATAGAACAGGGCCTGCAGGCATTTCAGGCGGCTCAGTTAAGAGGTATAAAAAGTAAATTATTGTATTTACCTGGCGAAAATCACTGGGTTTCCAGTGCACAAAACGGTTTGGTATGGCAGCGTGAGTTTTTTAAATGGTTGAAGGAAACGCTGTGA
- a CDS encoding amidohydrolase — MKKLLVLALFICGAASAQKTAFPLESLFNEVTPKVVEWRRFFHEHPELGNREFNTSKKVEETLQRLGISTRKMAKTGIVGVLKGGKPGPVVALRADMDGLPVEERNGLAFASKAKGEYNGATVPVMHACGHDSHIAMLLGAAEVLSKIKSEISGTVVFLFQPAEEGPPGDEEGGAALMIKEGAMDNPKVDAVFGIHINSKYDLGKIYYRPGATMASSDWFTIKVKGKQSHGAYPWNSIDPIVISAEIVQALQTIVSRSIDITQAPVVVSVGKIQSGVRANIIPEEAIMEGTIRTLDGQVQKTVHEKIKQIATNIAEANGTTAEVVVETKTLVTFSDPALVAQSIPSLQKAAGAAENVQLTNWVTGAEDFSYFGTKAPSFFFFLGARDPQFPSVAAAPDHHTPGFMISDTRLDVGVKAFVHLVLDYAKTTKK, encoded by the coding sequence ATGAAAAAATTATTGGTGCTCGCACTATTTATTTGCGGAGCAGCATCCGCTCAAAAAACGGCTTTTCCACTTGAGTCGCTTTTTAATGAAGTAACACCTAAAGTTGTAGAATGGAGAAGGTTTTTCCATGAACATCCGGAACTGGGAAACAGAGAATTCAATACCAGTAAAAAAGTGGAGGAAACTTTACAGCGTTTAGGTATAAGTACCAGAAAAATGGCAAAGACAGGAATTGTAGGTGTATTGAAAGGAGGAAAACCGGGGCCTGTTGTGGCTTTAAGGGCTGATATGGATGGATTGCCTGTTGAAGAAAGAAATGGACTTGCCTTTGCTTCAAAAGCAAAGGGAGAATACAATGGGGCAACTGTACCTGTAATGCATGCTTGTGGACACGATTCACATATTGCGATGCTGTTGGGAGCTGCAGAGGTATTAAGTAAAATAAAAAGCGAAATCAGTGGTACTGTTGTATTTCTGTTTCAGCCTGCTGAAGAGGGCCCGCCCGGAGATGAAGAAGGTGGCGCTGCTCTTATGATTAAAGAAGGAGCAATGGATAATCCAAAAGTAGATGCGGTATTTGGCATACACATAAATTCAAAGTATGACCTTGGAAAAATATACTACAGACCGGGTGCAACCATGGCTTCTTCTGACTGGTTCACCATTAAAGTAAAGGGGAAGCAAAGTCATGGAGCGTATCCATGGAATTCCATTGATCCTATTGTTATAAGTGCCGAGATTGTTCAAGCTTTACAAACCATCGTGAGTAGAAGTATCGACATCACTCAGGCTCCTGTAGTGGTTTCTGTAGGTAAAATCCAATCAGGCGTTAGGGCGAATATCATTCCTGAAGAAGCCATAATGGAAGGAACTATCCGAACATTAGATGGTCAGGTTCAGAAAACAGTCCATGAAAAAATTAAACAAATCGCTACAAATATTGCGGAAGCCAATGGTACAACAGCTGAAGTAGTTGTTGAAACCAAAACGCTGGTTACTTTCAGTGACCCTGCTCTGGTAGCTCAAAGTATTCCTTCATTGCAGAAGGCTGCAGGTGCTGCAGAAAATGTACAACTTACCAATTGGGTAACAGGTGCAGAAGATTTTTCCTATTTCGGAACCAAAGCTCCCTCCTTTTTCTTTTTTCTTGGCGCTAGAGATCCTCAGTTTCCCAGTGTAGCAGCGGCACCCGATCATCATACACCCGGATTCATGATAAGTGATACCCGTCTGGATGTTGGTGTAAAAGCATTTGTACACCTCGTTTTGGATTATGCCAAAACGACAAAAAAATGA